One Ignavibacterium album JCM 16511 genomic region harbors:
- a CDS encoding nucleoside 2-deoxyribosyltransferase, translating to MKSYLEIIQYVENLGITALSEMNSKFTSSIPLTDKQIYTRDVKWIDGSDAMVAEVSGASLGVGFEIAYALFVKKIPVLALYNESVQKISSMISGCTNPNLTVKSYKDDDSLRKEVKAFLLKHKK from the coding sequence TTGAAATCATATCTTGAAATTATTCAATATGTTGAAAATCTTGGAATCACCGCTCTTTCTGAGATGAATTCGAAATTTACTTCATCGATTCCGTTAACAGATAAACAAATTTATACGAGAGATGTTAAATGGATTGACGGAAGTGATGCCATGGTTGCAGAAGTATCAGGTGCAAGTTTGGGTGTTGGATTCGAGATTGCTTATGCATTGTTTGTAAAGAAAATTCCTGTACTTGCCTTGTATAATGAATCAGTTCAGAAAATTTCTTCAATGATTTCAGGATGTACTAATCCCAATCTAACAGTTAAATCCTACAAGGACGATGATTCGCTGAGAAAAGAAGTTAAAGCATTCTTATTGAAACATAAAAAATAA
- a CDS encoding NOL1/NOP2/sun family putative RNA methylase, with protein sequence MEKTSKAYEYFAKLYGRESAEAYQQYIQQTPIDYLRVNTNKITVDALQKLLKEKYRIQTELVANFPKALKVISDEDDLIGKTVEQILGFYYIQGLSSMLPPIALNPNESELVMDLCGAPGSKTTQMAEMMNNRGTLIANEVDINRIKSLVFNLDRLNIINTGILNFKGEILSKVYNNYFDKVLVDAPCSGLGIIQKKEEVSKWWSIDHANRLHDLQTKLLVAAIKMAKVGGEIVYSTCTLSVEENELVIDTILKNYPVEIVDVELPVKTYRAFIKYDGIKLNSQIEKAIRILPWEIESDGFFLVKLKKISETEPMEKIYTPGSDIKIVKSNHKEFLPYKNYLVDHFGIEENVFDDFKFIFKGRDIFIINKDWFDENPSLFNRIGTKFGSLDKKQRITLHSNGAQVLGKSVKKFIYEIKDKKELELYLTGMRIKNDELVTGQYVVKYNEIVLGTAIKTEEGLKSRFPRTKRTQKFEVM encoded by the coding sequence ATGGAAAAAACATCAAAGGCATACGAATACTTTGCAAAGCTTTATGGTAGAGAAAGTGCAGAAGCTTATCAGCAATACATCCAACAAACTCCCATAGATTATCTGAGAGTAAACACAAATAAAATTACAGTTGATGCACTTCAAAAACTTTTGAAAGAAAAATATAGAATACAAACTGAATTGGTGGCCAATTTTCCAAAAGCATTAAAGGTTATTTCTGATGAAGATGATTTAATTGGTAAAACTGTCGAGCAGATTTTAGGATTTTATTACATACAGGGTTTATCTTCAATGCTGCCTCCGATTGCGCTTAATCCGAATGAGAGTGAGTTAGTTATGGATTTATGCGGAGCTCCCGGTTCAAAGACTACCCAAATGGCTGAGATGATGAATAACAGAGGAACTTTAATCGCTAACGAAGTTGATATTAACAGAATTAAATCATTGGTTTTTAATCTTGATAGATTGAATATCATCAACACAGGAATTCTGAATTTTAAAGGAGAGATTCTCAGCAAAGTGTATAATAATTATTTCGATAAAGTTTTGGTTGATGCACCGTGCAGTGGTTTGGGAATAATTCAGAAAAAAGAAGAAGTAAGTAAGTGGTGGTCAATCGATCACGCAAACAGATTGCACGATCTTCAGACCAAACTTTTGGTTGCAGCAATAAAGATGGCAAAAGTTGGTGGCGAAATTGTTTATTCAACTTGCACACTATCTGTAGAAGAAAATGAACTGGTAATTGATACGATTTTGAAAAATTATCCGGTTGAAATTGTAGATGTTGAGCTTCCGGTTAAAACCTACAGAGCTTTTATTAAGTATGATGGAATAAAACTAAACTCACAAATTGAAAAAGCGATTCGTATTCTACCTTGGGAAATTGAATCAGATGGTTTCTTTCTTGTTAAATTGAAAAAAATTTCCGAAACTGAGCCAATGGAAAAAATTTATACTCCGGGTTCTGATATCAAAATCGTAAAATCAAATCACAAGGAATTTCTTCCCTATAAAAATTATCTGGTTGATCACTTTGGAATTGAAGAGAATGTATTTGATGACTTTAAATTTATTTTCAAAGGAAGAGATATATTCATTATTAACAAAGATTGGTTTGATGAAAATCCATCTCTTTTCAACAGAATCGGAACAAAGTTCGGAAGTCTTGATAAAAAACAAAGAATAACCCTTCACTCAAATGGTGCGCAAGTATTGGGCAAGTCTGTTAAAAAATTCATTTATGAAATTAAAGACAAAAAGGAATTAGAACTTTATCTGACAGGAATGAGAATAAAGAATGATGAGCTTGTAACAGGACAGTATGTTGTAAAATACAACGAAATTGTTCTTGGCACAGCTATTAAAACTGAAGAAGGACTTAAAAGCAGATTTCCACGAACAAAACGAACTCAAAAATTTGAAGTTATGTGA
- a CDS encoding arsenate reductase family protein encodes MNIQIIGTKKCKETQKAERFFRERRITFHFRDLNEKGITKGELENICKVIPVEELIDTDGKRYKERGMQYMKFNIEEELLSDPLLLKTPIVRNERLVTIGYKPEIWKEWIK; translated from the coding sequence ATGAATATTCAAATTATCGGAACGAAAAAATGTAAAGAAACTCAAAAAGCTGAAAGATTTTTTAGAGAAAGAAGAATCACTTTTCACTTCAGAGATTTGAATGAAAAAGGAATAACAAAAGGCGAACTTGAAAATATATGCAAAGTAATTCCCGTCGAAGAGCTTATTGATACTGATGGAAAGCGTTACAAAGAAAGAGGAATGCAGTATATGAAGTTTAATATTGAAGAAGAATTGCTAAGCGATCCGTTATTATTGAAAACACCGATCGTCCGGAATGAAAGATTAGTAACCATCGGTTATAAACCGGAGATTTGGAAAGAGTGGATTAAATGA
- a CDS encoding glycosyltransferase family 39 protein — protein MKFLELFFIEKFKESERIIFPILSLLPVIIALLFMPEFMGDDTYIHIGFIKGLLETGKFSFTGTETYGSTSPLWVIINSLFSLITSNPESSIRILSGLFTILTILLLNYLLKLFDLNVNLRFLLILSLALNPFFIKWSISGMEASATMSFLIICMIYLLKSKDDSINFYGTFLGLSFLLRPEFLVVFVFTLIFFWKEKKNFKSVLSFLTQFLIVISVWLVYAYVHFGTIIPNTFRAKAGDSFFHIESEKLLRNIKVLVAGNLPEFLIFLIVLLFSLLFL, from the coding sequence ATGAAATTCTTGGAACTTTTCTTCATAGAAAAATTCAAAGAAAGTGAAAGGATTATTTTTCCAATTCTTTCTCTCTTACCAGTTATAATTGCTTTGCTCTTTATGCCTGAATTTATGGGCGATGATACATATATACACATCGGATTTATAAAAGGACTTTTGGAAACAGGTAAATTTTCTTTTACTGGTACAGAAACATATGGAAGCACTTCTCCTCTTTGGGTTATTATAAATTCATTGTTCTCACTAATCACCAGCAACCCTGAATCAAGTATCAGAATTCTCAGTGGCTTATTTACAATCTTAACAATATTACTTCTTAATTATTTATTAAAGCTTTTTGATTTAAATGTTAATCTGAGATTTTTATTAATCTTAAGTCTTGCTCTAAATCCTTTCTTCATCAAGTGGTCAATCTCCGGTATGGAAGCATCTGCTACGATGAGTTTTCTTATAATTTGTATGATTTACTTATTAAAATCAAAAGATGATTCAATCAATTTTTATGGAACTTTCCTCGGATTATCTTTTCTGCTTCGACCTGAATTTCTTGTAGTATTTGTTTTCACTCTTATTTTCTTTTGGAAAGAAAAAAAGAATTTTAAATCAGTCTTATCTTTTTTAACTCAATTTCTGATAGTTATTTCAGTCTGGTTAGTCTATGCTTATGTTCATTTTGGAACGATCATTCCGAATACATTCAGAGCAAAAGCAGGAGATAGTTTTTTTCATATCGAATCAGAGAAACTATTAAGAAATATAAAAGTGCTTGTCGCTGGCAACTTACCCGAATTTTTAATCTTTCTGATTGTTTTACTCTTTTCATTGTTATTCCTTTAA
- the glnA gene encoding type I glutamate--ammonia ligase — MAKSSSSGPVDKVLKFIKDNGIEFVDLKFMDFPGQWQHFTVPVSQFDEGSFEDGFGFDGSSIRGWKPINESDMLIIPDPNTMFVDPFVEAPTISLICDVYEPATKEKYTRCPRNIAQKAEAFLISTGIADTVYYGPEAEFFIFDDVRFDSRPNGSFYVVDSIEGRWNSGREENPNLGYKPRYKEGYFPVPPTDALMDLRNEMVLNLINCGIDVEAQHHEVASGGQCEIDLRFAPLVKAADQLLMFKYIVKNTAKKNNKTVTYMPKPIFGDNGSGMHVHTSLWKKGKPLFAGSGYAGLSEMALYFIGGLLKHAPSLLAFTNPTSNSYKRLVPGFEAPVNLAYSQRNRSASIRIPMYSSSPKSKRIEFRCPDPSANPYLAFSAMLMAGLDGIMNRIDPGEPLDKDIYDMPPEELKNVPSTPESLQDALRALAKDHEYLLKGDVFTEDVIETWIKYKMEKEVKPMALQPHPFEFGLYYDV; from the coding sequence ATGGCTAAAAGTTCTTCTTCAGGACCGGTAGATAAGGTACTGAAATTCATCAAAGATAACGGAATTGAATTCGTTGATCTTAAGTTCATGGATTTTCCCGGACAGTGGCAGCATTTCACTGTTCCGGTTTCTCAATTCGATGAAGGTTCATTCGAAGACGGATTTGGATTTGATGGTTCTTCAATTCGTGGTTGGAAACCAATAAATGAAAGTGATATGCTCATCATTCCGGATCCGAATACAATGTTCGTTGACCCTTTTGTTGAAGCTCCGACCATCAGTCTGATTTGCGATGTTTATGAACCGGCAACAAAAGAAAAATATACAAGATGCCCTCGTAACATTGCACAGAAAGCAGAAGCATTTCTTATCTCAACAGGGATTGCAGACACAGTTTACTATGGACCTGAAGCAGAATTTTTTATTTTCGATGATGTCAGATTTGATTCCAGACCAAATGGAAGTTTTTATGTCGTCGATTCAATCGAAGGAAGATGGAACAGTGGCAGAGAAGAAAATCCAAATCTTGGCTACAAACCAAGGTATAAAGAAGGATATTTCCCGGTTCCACCAACAGATGCTTTAATGGATTTGAGAAACGAAATGGTTCTTAATCTAATCAATTGCGGAATTGATGTTGAAGCTCAGCATCACGAAGTTGCAAGTGGTGGTCAGTGTGAAATTGATTTAAGATTTGCACCTCTCGTAAAAGCTGCTGATCAGCTTTTAATGTTTAAATATATTGTAAAGAACACAGCAAAGAAGAACAATAAAACAGTTACATACATGCCAAAGCCAATATTCGGCGATAATGGAAGTGGTATGCATGTTCACACTTCACTTTGGAAAAAAGGAAAACCTTTGTTTGCAGGTTCAGGTTATGCAGGATTGAGTGAAATGGCTTTGTACTTTATTGGCGGGCTTTTAAAACATGCCCCAAGCTTACTGGCATTTACCAATCCTACTTCTAATTCATATAAAAGATTAGTTCCCGGATTTGAAGCTCCTGTTAATCTTGCATACTCACAAAGAAACAGAAGTGCATCAATCAGAATTCCGATGTATTCATCTTCACCAAAGTCAAAGAGAATCGAATTTCGTTGCCCTGATCCTTCGGCAAATCCTTATCTTGCTTTTTCTGCAATGTTAATGGCTGGGCTTGATGGAATAATGAACCGGATTGATCCTGGTGAACCATTGGATAAAGACATCTACGATATGCCACCTGAAGAATTGAAAAATGTTCCATCAACTCCGGAAAGTCTGCAAGATGCATTAAGAGCGTTAGCGAAAGATCATGAATATTTACTGAAGGGTGATGTATTTACTGAGGATGTGATTGAAACCTGGATAAAATATAAGATGGAAAAAGAAGTTAAACCAATGGCTCTGCAGCCGCATCCGTTTGAGTTTGGTTTATATTATGATGTTTAG
- a CDS encoding Lrp/AsnC family transcriptional regulator produces MIDEIDLRILRTLQKNGRTKRNELADLVQLSVPSVSERLNKLESKGYIEGYFAKLNRKAFGYDITAFIQVMMESSKNYKTLITKVEKMPQILECHAVLGEGSHLLKAVVQNTEALEKLLSEIQSWSGVTATKTTYVLSTVKETFEINI; encoded by the coding sequence ATGATTGATGAAATTGATTTAAGGATTCTTAGAACACTACAAAAAAATGGCAGAACAAAACGAAATGAACTTGCTGATTTAGTTCAGCTTTCAGTTCCATCTGTAAGTGAAAGATTAAACAAGCTCGAAAGCAAAGGTTATATCGAAGGTTACTTTGCTAAATTAAATCGCAAAGCATTTGGATATGATATTACAGCTTTCATACAAGTGATGATGGAGTCATCAAAAAATTATAAAACACTAATTACCAAAGTTGAAAAGATGCCGCAGATTCTCGAGTGTCACGCTGTCTTAGGTGAAGGTTCTCATTTGTTAAAAGCAGTGGTTCAGAATACAGAAGCTCTTGAAAAGTTACTCAGTGAAATTCAGTCCTGGTCCGGAGTAACTGCAACCAAAACAACTTATGTTTTATCAACAGTAAAAGAAACTTTTGAAATCAATATCTAA
- a CDS encoding glycosyltransferase, producing MTDVSVIVSFYNKFDYLKLVLAGFEIQSNKKFELIIADDGSEEKVVKEIESFASDYPFRIKHIWQEDNGFRKNKILNQAILVSESEYLIFIDGDCVPHSHFVEGHIEYKSSGIALTGRRVNLSQRITNILTPQKIKDRFLEKNFHLLIEDGLFGNSFDVEKGLYFRNKFLRDWFNKKPRGLLGCNFSLHKKDILAINGFDERYEAPSIGEDSDVQFRLELNGVKIKSLNHIAVQYHLYHKLQERPQKNLTLFENVKKDKTFFTSFGIQKP from the coding sequence ATGACTGATGTATCTGTCATTGTTTCTTTCTACAATAAATTTGATTATTTGAAATTAGTTCTTGCCGGATTTGAAATTCAGAGTAACAAGAAGTTCGAGTTGATAATTGCTGATGACGGTTCAGAAGAAAAAGTCGTAAAGGAAATTGAATCGTTTGCCTCTGATTACCCATTCAGAATTAAACACATCTGGCAGGAAGATAATGGATTCAGAAAAAATAAAATACTAAATCAGGCAATTCTTGTCTCTGAAAGTGAGTATCTGATTTTTATTGATGGCGATTGTGTTCCGCATTCTCATTTTGTTGAAGGACATATTGAATATAAATCATCAGGAATTGCGCTTACCGGCAGAAGAGTTAACCTTTCTCAAAGAATAACAAACATATTAACTCCTCAAAAAATTAAAGACAGATTTCTTGAAAAAAATTTTCACTTGTTAATTGAAGATGGTTTATTTGGAAATTCCTTTGATGTGGAAAAAGGACTTTATTTTAGAAATAAATTTTTAAGAGATTGGTTTAACAAAAAACCTCGCGGACTTTTGGGTTGCAACTTTTCACTACACAAAAAAGATATTCTGGCAATCAATGGATTTGATGAAAGATATGAAGCTCCCTCAATCGGAGAAGATTCTGATGTTCAGTTTCGACTCGAGTTAAATGGAGTAAAGATCAAATCATTAAATCACATTGCTGTTCAGTACCATCTCTATCATAAACTCCAAGAAAGACCACAAAAAAACCTGACTCTGTTTGAGAATGTTAAAAAAGATAAGACATTCTTTACCAGTTTCGGGATTCAGAAACCTTAA
- a CDS encoding DUF5989 family protein — translation MSKLSILSELWQFLKVRKKWWLVPIIVFLVLLGALIVLTQGSALAPFIYAIF, via the coding sequence ATGAGTAAACTTTCTATTTTATCAGAACTCTGGCAATTTCTTAAAGTTAGAAAAAAATGGTGGCTTGTTCCAATCATTGTTTTTCTTGTTTTACTCGGAGCTTTGATTGTTTTAACACAAGGTTCTGCATTAGCACCATTTATTTATGCAATATTTTGA
- a CDS encoding SxtJ family membrane protein: MLKEELKHIDTSEKAVKKTGITVGIVLIAISFILWWVGKNSFVYFSAIGGIFIILSYIAITLLKPFHKLWIGLSLVLGFVMSRVILTILFYVVVTPIGLLAKLVGKKFMPLGFDKNAKTYWEKRENPIKQKVDYERQF, from the coding sequence ATGCTCAAAGAAGAATTAAAACACATCGATACATCAGAAAAAGCGGTTAAAAAAACCGGAATTACAGTTGGAATCGTATTGATTGCAATTTCATTTATCCTCTGGTGGGTTGGGAAAAATTCATTTGTCTATTTCTCGGCAATCGGAGGAATTTTTATTATTCTATCATACATAGCAATTACTTTACTTAAACCATTTCATAAATTGTGGATTGGACTTTCGCTCGTACTCGGATTTGTAATGTCGCGTGTTATTTTAACGATACTGTTTTATGTGGTCGTTACTCCTATTGGTTTATTAGCAAAGTTGGTCGGTAAAAAATTTATGCCTTTGGGATTTGATAAGAATGCAAAAACATATTGGGAGAAAAGAGAAAATCCAATCAAACAAAAAGTTGATTATGAAAGACAGTTTTGA
- a CDS encoding carbamoyltransferase, with product MYILGISAFYHDSAACIVKDGEIIAAAQEERFTRKKHDHNFPQKAIEYCLKEAGISAKQLDLVAFYDKPFLKFERLLETYLTYAPVGFKSFIKAIPLWIKEKLWMKEMIKDKLEYEGKVIFPEHHESHAASAFYPSPFQKAAIITMDGVGEWTTTSFGIGDGNDIQLFADIKFPHSLGLLYSAFTYYTGFKVNSGEYKVMGLAPYGEPKYKQLIYDHLIDVKEDGSFRMNMEYFNYCQGLTMTNEKFHKLFGGPPRVPETKLTQKEMDLARSLQEVTEEIVMKIGNHVYKETGLKNVCLAGGVALNCVANGRLLREGPFENIWIQPAAGDAGGALGAALVGWYKYFNNPRNADGKTDQQKGSYLGPQFSDDEILSFIQSKNLKAKKLDEDELINTVADLIANEKVIGWFDGRMEFGPRALGARSIIGDARSPKMQATMNIKIKFREGFRPFAPSVLYEKIGDYFEIDKESPYMLLVADVKKERRRNMTEEEEKLWGIDKLNVVRSDIPAITHVDYSARLQTVHKETNPRYYKLIETFEKKTGYAVIINTSFNVRGEPIVCTPEDAYKCFMRTNIDYLVLGNYLLAKEDQTPLKEDIDWRKQFQLD from the coding sequence ATGTACATACTCGGCATTTCAGCATTTTATCACGACAGCGCTGCCTGCATTGTTAAAGATGGAGAAATAATTGCAGCAGCACAGGAAGAAAGATTCACACGTAAAAAACACGATCATAACTTTCCTCAGAAAGCAATTGAGTATTGCTTGAAAGAAGCTGGCATAAGTGCCAAACAACTTGACCTCGTTGCATTTTATGATAAACCTTTTCTTAAGTTCGAAAGATTATTAGAGACTTATCTGACTTATGCTCCTGTTGGATTCAAATCTTTCATCAAAGCAATTCCTCTTTGGATAAAAGAAAAACTCTGGATGAAAGAGATGATAAAAGATAAACTTGAATATGAGGGTAAAGTTATTTTTCCCGAACATCACGAATCACACGCAGCAAGCGCATTTTATCCTTCACCTTTTCAAAAAGCTGCAATCATTACTATGGATGGAGTAGGTGAATGGACAACTACTTCTTTCGGCATTGGTGATGGAAATGATATTCAACTTTTTGCAGATATAAAATTTCCTCATTCACTTGGATTACTTTATTCTGCTTTTACATACTACACCGGGTTCAAAGTAAATTCCGGTGAATATAAAGTGATGGGACTTGCACCTTATGGCGAACCAAAGTACAAACAACTGATTTATGATCATCTTATTGATGTTAAAGAAGATGGTTCATTCAGAATGAATATGGAATATTTCAACTATTGTCAGGGCTTGACAATGACTAATGAAAAATTCCATAAACTGTTTGGCGGACCTCCGAGAGTTCCTGAAACAAAACTTACTCAGAAAGAAATGGACCTTGCACGTTCACTTCAGGAAGTAACTGAAGAAATTGTTATGAAGATCGGAAACCATGTTTACAAAGAAACGGGACTAAAAAATGTTTGTCTCGCTGGTGGTGTTGCACTAAACTGTGTTGCAAACGGAAGATTATTAAGGGAAGGTCCTTTTGAAAATATATGGATTCAACCTGCTGCCGGAGATGCCGGTGGTGCACTTGGCGCAGCATTGGTCGGATGGTATAAATATTTTAACAATCCCAGAAATGCAGATGGTAAAACTGATCAGCAGAAAGGTTCTTATCTTGGTCCACAATTTTCTGATGATGAAATCCTTTCTTTTATTCAGTCGAAAAATCTCAAAGCAAAAAAATTAGATGAAGATGAATTAATAAACACAGTTGCTGATCTGATTGCTAATGAAAAAGTCATAGGTTGGTTTGATGGAAGAATGGAATTTGGTCCGCGTGCACTTGGTGCAAGATCAATTATTGGTGATGCGCGTTCACCTAAAATGCAGGCAACAATGAATATCAAAATAAAATTCAGAGAAGGATTCAGACCATTTGCGCCGTCTGTACTTTATGAAAAAATTGGTGATTATTTTGAAATAGATAAAGAAAGTCCTTATATGCTTCTCGTTGCTGATGTTAAAAAGGAGCGAAGAAGAAATATGACTGAAGAAGAAGAAAAACTTTGGGGAATAGATAAACTCAATGTTGTTCGCTCTGATATCCCTGCTATAACACATGTTGATTATTCAGCGCGATTGCAAACAGTACATAAGGAAACAAATCCCCGTTATTATAAATTGATTGAAACTTTTGAGAAGAAAACAGGTTATGCAGTTATAATCAATACATCATTTAATGTAAGAGGCGAGCCAATTGTTTGCACACCAGAAGATGCTTATAAATGTTTTATGCGAACTAATATTGATTATCTTGTTCTTGGAAATTATTTGCTTGCGAAAGAAGATCAAACTCCATTAAAGGAAGACATTGATTGGCGAAAACAATTTCAGCTCGATTAG
- a CDS encoding T9SS type A sorting domain-containing protein, with product MNKAILFSVLLVTSFLFAQTEGPDIDLIVQTDEADGYQIKFELVPISVEYCWSSYCWDFSLAQPVSNNTVVINGTSNCYWNGWDYRRCIDNLNTDTWPCNETRIPSTIQPLRNGFYKMNIYVNNIIKTYFYYDNRDADLPKGGCWNPSTGCCYTCIYPLRSSVKYNLNENKIYFHNDWTSNLSDPNWSEFPKESILFLREIKQCNPPNFSPFWNNGLVVVPQKNQTTGIYEPFVVWGPHKEFNPTGYQIYWRMGGTGNYTLLATVGPNTYTYRHLGLAIGNNTNVEYKVRAVRNQTYSEFTNTAIISVSGFFKANEYIDELSYSLHQNFPNPFNPNTTIGFAIKETEFVNLKIFDLLGNEVKTLVKEIKTPGIHYVVWDGDNNYGEKISSGIYFYRIQTERFSQSKKLLLQK from the coding sequence ATGAATAAAGCTATTTTATTCTCAGTTTTATTAGTTACTTCCTTTTTATTTGCCCAGACTGAAGGACCTGATATCGATTTAATTGTACAGACAGATGAAGCAGATGGTTATCAAATAAAATTTGAATTAGTGCCGATAAGTGTTGAATATTGTTGGAGTAGTTACTGTTGGGATTTTTCATTAGCACAACCCGTAAGTAATAATACTGTTGTAATAAACGGAACCAGTAATTGTTATTGGAACGGCTGGGACTATAGAAGATGTATTGACAACTTAAATACCGATACCTGGCCTTGTAATGAAACACGGATACCTTCAACAATTCAGCCTTTAAGAAATGGCTTTTATAAAATGAACATTTATGTTAACAATATAATAAAAACCTATTTTTACTATGACAACAGAGATGCAGATTTGCCTAAAGGAGGATGTTGGAATCCTTCAACCGGATGTTGTTATACTTGCATTTATCCTTTAAGAAGTTCAGTTAAATATAATCTTAATGAAAACAAAATTTATTTCCACAATGATTGGACGAGTAACTTATCAGATCCGAACTGGTCTGAATTCCCTAAAGAAAGCATTTTATTTTTAAGAGAAATCAAACAATGTAATCCTCCAAACTTCTCTCCTTTCTGGAATAATGGTTTAGTTGTTGTTCCTCAGAAAAATCAAACCACGGGGATATATGAACCTTTTGTAGTTTGGGGACCGCATAAAGAATTCAATCCTACTGGTTATCAAATTTATTGGAGAATGGGAGGAACCGGCAATTATACTTTACTTGCAACAGTTGGACCAAATACATATACTTATCGTCATTTGGGATTAGCAATAGGAAATAACACTAATGTTGAATACAAAGTCAGAGCTGTAAGAAATCAAACATATTCGGAATTTACTAATACTGCCATAATTAGCGTGTCTGGTTTCTTTAAAGCGAACGAATATATCGATGAATTAAGCTATTCGTTGCACCAAAATTTTCCAAATCCTTTCAACCCGAATACCACAATAGGATTCGCCATTAAGGAAACAGAGTTTGTTAACTTAAAAATATTTGATTTACTTGGTAATGAAGTTAAAACTTTAGTCAAAGAAATTAAAACACCTGGGATTCACTATGTGGTTTGGGATGGAGATAACAACTATGGTGAAAAAATCTCAAGTGGAATTTATTTTTATCGTATACAGACTGAAAGATTTTCTCAATCAAAAAAACTTTTATTACAGAAATAA